The Bacillus sp. NEB1478 genome contains the following window.
GGAATATACATTTTAGAGCCTGAAATCTTTTCTTACATTGAAAAAGATATACCATTTGATTTCAGTAAAGATTTATTTCCCATTTTAATGAAAGAAAATAGAAACCTATATGGCTATCAAGCAGAGGGGTATTGGTCAGATATCGGAAATCTGCAGCAATATCGCCAATCACATTATGACATGTTAAATGGGCTTGTTAACCTTCCTATTCAAGGGAAAGAACAAAACCCGGGAATTTGGGTGGGGGAAAATGTAACAATTGAAGAGGGTGTAACGATTGAAGGGCCTGTGAGTTTTGCAGACGGATCTGTTATCCGAAAAGGAGCTCACGTCGGAAAGCTTTCAGTTGTAGGAAAGAACAGTGTAATATCAGCAGGCAGTTCATTGAAAAAGTCAGTATTATGGAATGATGTTTTCGTCGGGACACATTGTGAGCTTAGAGGAGCTACAATTGCTAATGGAACGAAAATAGAAAAAGATGTCTCTGTATTTGAACATGCAGTAGTCGGTGATCATTGTACAATTGGCAAGAAAGCAACTTTAAAGCCAGACGTGAAAATTTGGCCTGAAAAAGAAATTTATGAAGAAGCACTTGTACATACCTCAATTGTATGGGGTAAAAAAGCGACAAAATCCTTATTTGGAAGCAGGGGTGTTTCAGGAATTGCGAATGTAGAAATTACACCTGATTACATCGCAAGACTTGCCTCAGCGTATGGAGCTGTTCTTCCATATGGGTCTAAAATCCTCATCGCGAGTGATTCACACGATTTTTCAGTTATGATTAAGCAATCATTTATACAAGGTCTTCATTCATCAGGTGTTCATACACTCGATATAAGTCCAACCGTTGCACCCGTTGTAAGATTTTCAATTGAAGATGAAATATTGCAAGGTGGCGTATATGTTAGATTCTCAAATTACACAGGTGAAAAAGAATTAATGATCGAATTCTATGATAATAAAGGGCTGCCGATTCATTCAGACCTAGAACGAAAAATTGAAAATGCCTACTGGCAGGAAGATTACAGGCGTGCTTCTTTTGACAGGATAGGAAAAGGGGCTGTTCAAGCGAACAAACATGAAAGTTATATTTCTGCCCTTTTAAGTGATATACAAGTGGAACGAATCCAGAAAACCAAGTTTCGTGTTGTAGTTAACTATAATCACCAACCTTATCTAAATTTCATTCCTAATCTGTATAACCAGCTCAATTGTGAGATATTAACGGCTCCATATCAAACACAGGCTGATGAAATGGCATCTTTTGTAAAGGTAACAAACGCAAATATTGGTGTTCTAATTGGGGAATCTGGCGAAACACTAAGGCTCATAACAGAATCCGGTGAAGTATTAGATGAAGAAACGATGCTTGCTCTATATGTATTTACATCATTCTTGCATGGCAAACAAAAAGAGATGGCGGTCCCTGTTTATGGTTCGTCAGCTTTAGATTCGATTGCAGAACGCCTTAACGGAAAGCTAGTGCGAACGAAAGCAAACCCCCGATCGATAATGGAAGTGGGAGAGGGAGTGTTGAACTATCAATATGATGCACAATACGCATTTGTTCACATCCTTGAAGTAATGGCGATCGAACAAATCACACTCTCTGAGCTGGTAAAGCTCCTTCCTGATGTGCACATGCTAAGAGAATATGTAACATGTCCTAAAGATAAAAAAGGACGTGTAATGCGAAAGCTGATGGAAGATATCCGGGATAATAATGTAGAGCTGCTCGATGGAATAAAAGTTTTTCATCCTGAAGGAGGCTGGACACTCATTTTACCTGACGTAGAACAGCCAATCTTTACAGTGTACTCACAAAATAAAAATCCGGAACAAGCCAAACAATCAGCTTTGCAGTATATAGAAAAAATCCAATTATATCAGCAGGTGTAAGTAATGCCGAGACATTTAGTGTTAGGAAACGGAAAGCTGTTAATTAATTTAGATCAGAATTTGCAGATAAGAGATATTTATTTCCCGTATGTGGGCCAGCAGAATCATGTTCAGGGTCATGTTAACCGTTTAGGAGCCAGTATCAATGGCTCCTTTTCTTGGCTTTCTTCGAATGAATGGGAGATCAAGCCAGGTTATCATAAGGATTCTCTTGTGACACAATCATTTGCAATTAATCACAAAGAAAGAATAACCTTGAAAATTGAAGATGCTGTTCATCAAAGAGAAGATATGTTCATGCGGCGTATTACAGTTATGAATGAATCGGATGAGAATAAGGAAATTAAACTGTTTTTTCACCAGGATCTTTCAATTTATGAAACAGAGGTAGGGGATACGGCTTACTATGATCCTGAAAGATCCGTAATTATTCACTACAAGAAAAATCGGTATTTTCTCTTTCATGGAATGTTTGATGGTAATGGAATGAATCAATATACAACAGGTGTAAAGCGATTCTTAAGTGCAGAAGGAACCTGGAAAGATGCTGAAGATGGGTACCTTCATGTAAATCCGATTGCTCAAGGGTCTGTAGACAGTACGTTTTCTGTTAAAGGAATCGTTCCTCCAAATCAGAGTAAAAATGTGTTCTATTCTTTAACGGTAGGAAGAAATCGGGATGAGGTTTTTTCACTATTTGATTATTTAATGGAAATCGGACCGTCTTTAACACTTGATAAAATCGATGTGTACTGGCGCAGATGGGTTAATAAAACAACGCTTAACTCTTGTGATCTTTCTGCAGAATTGATGGATTTATATAATAGAAGTTTATTGATCATCCGCACACAAACGAATGAAAATGGATATATCATAGCAGCAAATGATTCTGATATCCAGCAGTATAATCGGGACCATTACAGCTACATGTGGCCGAGAGACGGGGCATTAATCGCGGTGTCTGCTGCAAAAGCTGGATATCATGGTATGGTAAAAAACTTTTATAGACGCTGTGCTGATGTCTTAACAAAAGAAGGGTACCTTCATCATAAATATAATCCTGATGGATCGATTGGTTCGTCATGGCATCCTTTGTTAAATAAAGAAGGGGAAAGCCAGCTGCCTATTCAAGAAGACGAGACAGCCCTAGTATTATGGGCGTTTTGGGAACATTATAATGAAACGGGTGACATTGAGTTTGCTCAATC
Protein-coding sequences here:
- a CDS encoding glycoside hydrolase family 15 protein, encoding MPRHLVLGNGKLLINLDQNLQIRDIYFPYVGQQNHVQGHVNRLGASINGSFSWLSSNEWEIKPGYHKDSLVTQSFAINHKERITLKIEDAVHQREDMFMRRITVMNESDENKEIKLFFHQDLSIYETEVGDTAYYDPERSVIIHYKKNRYFLFHGMFDGNGMNQYTTGVKRFLSAEGTWKDAEDGYLHVNPIAQGSVDSTFSVKGIVPPNQSKNVFYSLTVGRNRDEVFSLFDYLMEIGPSLTLDKIDVYWRRWVNKTTLNSCDLSAELMDLYNRSLLIIRTQTNENGYIIAANDSDIQQYNRDHYSYMWPRDGALIAVSAAKAGYHGMVKNFYRRCADVLTKEGYLHHKYNPDGSIGSSWHPLLNKEGESQLPIQEDETALVLWAFWEHYNETGDIEFAQSLYRSLVRPSARFLLQYMHDELELPLPSYDLWEERRGIFTFTASSVYGGLMAASKFATLFGEDDRAERYKKGAEKVKSGMEKHLYDEDSGRFLRGIYLLDNNAYKKDFTMESSMYALFAFGVFSAEDVRVVRTMQAMEKELSIKTNVGGFARYTNDYYFQQTHEIEKAPGNPWLICTLWLAKWYIQCAKSKEDLKAPRQILDWVQKHSYSTGVLSEQLHPFTGEALSVAPLTWSHATFVDVVNEYTTVYEKLS
- a CDS encoding sugar phosphate nucleotidyltransferase; its protein translation is MKGVIMAGGKGTRLRPLTCNMPKPMVPMLHKPVMEYGIELLKKFGITDIAVTVHYLPDTIKNYFGDGSSFGVNLHYFVETTPLGTAGSIKNAEDFLDKRFMVISGDGLTDFNLEKGIRFHEEKNSLATIFMKQVESPLEYGVIMTNQDGKIIRFLEKPSWNEVFSDTVNTGIYILEPEIFSYIEKDIPFDFSKDLFPILMKENRNLYGYQAEGYWSDIGNLQQYRQSHYDMLNGLVNLPIQGKEQNPGIWVGENVTIEEGVTIEGPVSFADGSVIRKGAHVGKLSVVGKNSVISAGSSLKKSVLWNDVFVGTHCELRGATIANGTKIEKDVSVFEHAVVGDHCTIGKKATLKPDVKIWPEKEIYEEALVHTSIVWGKKATKSLFGSRGVSGIANVEITPDYIARLASAYGAVLPYGSKILIASDSHDFSVMIKQSFIQGLHSSGVHTLDISPTVAPVVRFSIEDEILQGGVYVRFSNYTGEKELMIEFYDNKGLPIHSDLERKIENAYWQEDYRRASFDRIGKGAVQANKHESYISALLSDIQVERIQKTKFRVVVNYNHQPYLNFIPNLYNQLNCEILTAPYQTQADEMASFVKVTNANIGVLIGESGETLRLITESGEVLDEETMLALYVFTSFLHGKQKEMAVPVYGSSALDSIAERLNGKLVRTKANPRSIMEVGEGVLNYQYDAQYAFVHILEVMAIEQITLSELVKLLPDVHMLREYVTCPKDKKGRVMRKLMEDIRDNNVELLDGIKVFHPEGGWTLILPDVEQPIFTVYSQNKNPEQAKQSALQYIEKIQLYQQV